The following coding sequences are from one Mycolicibacterium aichiense window:
- a CDS encoding TetR/AcrR family transcriptional regulator: MARPNRQVERRGDIMDAAIALIERHDLATLKLSDVAAELGLTTNAVRYYFKDMTQLLSELALRSDVRFYDDRLRLRTESDDPCRQLAQTIAAGLPAGPEDAEWRAIWRAVLAAGFDLDTRRDVQGIYHRQVGLYADLLDAGARSGAFRLSDSARDIAMTLMSMEDYFGYRIVARDPEINRATAFRLMRRYAELATDASIPQLD, translated from the coding sequence ATGGCACGGCCGAACCGGCAGGTCGAACGGCGCGGCGACATCATGGATGCCGCCATCGCGCTGATCGAACGCCATGACCTGGCCACCCTGAAGCTCTCCGACGTCGCCGCAGAGCTTGGCCTGACCACCAACGCGGTGCGGTATTACTTCAAGGACATGACGCAACTGCTGTCGGAGCTGGCCTTGCGCTCCGACGTCCGGTTCTACGATGACCGGCTGCGGTTGCGCACCGAGAGTGACGATCCCTGTCGTCAGCTCGCCCAGACGATCGCCGCGGGGCTGCCCGCCGGTCCAGAAGATGCCGAGTGGCGCGCCATCTGGCGGGCCGTACTGGCGGCCGGATTCGATCTCGACACCCGTCGCGACGTGCAGGGGATCTACCACCGCCAGGTCGGTCTCTACGCCGATCTGCTGGATGCGGGCGCCCGGTCGGGGGCGTTCCGCCTCAGCGACTCGGCCCGCGACATCGCGATGACGCTGATGTCCATGGAGGACTACTTCGGTTACCGCATCGTCGCGCGGGATCCAGAGATCAACCGCGCCACAGCGTTTCGGCTGATGCGGCGGTACGCCGAACTCGCCACCGACGCGTCGATCCCGCAGCTGGACTGA
- a CDS encoding alpha/beta fold hydrolase: protein MSTPEPFSADGVDGIRIAADRIGEPDAPAVVFLHGGGQTRRSWGRAAAAVAARGWQAVTVDLRGHGESDWSPDGDYRVVSFAGDVLELLRRLPPRPVLVGASLGGFTGMLLAGEIAPEALRALVLVDIVPNMDPSGASRIHQFMYDRMESGFASLDEVADMIQEYNPHRRRPDDLDGLRANLRHRDGRWYWHWDPKFIDGSASRPPIEVTDVDRINAAVATILAAGTPMLLVRGQMSDLVTQERADEFLARFPQIEFVDVAGAGHMVAGDRNDLFADAVVQFLGKYAVDR, encoded by the coding sequence GTGAGCACACCCGAACCCTTCAGCGCGGATGGTGTCGACGGGATCCGCATTGCGGCCGACCGCATCGGCGAGCCGGATGCGCCTGCGGTCGTTTTTCTGCACGGTGGTGGCCAGACCCGTCGATCCTGGGGCCGGGCAGCCGCAGCGGTGGCCGCCCGCGGCTGGCAGGCGGTCACTGTCGACCTGCGTGGCCACGGCGAGTCCGACTGGTCGCCCGACGGTGACTACCGGGTGGTCAGCTTCGCCGGGGATGTGCTGGAACTCCTGCGGCGGCTGCCGCCGCGCCCGGTGCTCGTCGGCGCATCTCTGGGTGGGTTCACCGGCATGCTGCTCGCCGGTGAGATTGCCCCCGAGGCGTTGCGCGCCCTCGTTCTCGTCGACATCGTCCCGAACATGGACCCGTCGGGCGCTTCGCGGATCCACCAATTCATGTACGACCGCATGGAATCCGGTTTCGCATCGCTCGACGAGGTGGCCGACATGATTCAGGAGTACAACCCGCACCGCCGCCGCCCGGACGACCTCGACGGCCTTCGCGCGAATCTGCGTCACCGCGACGGCCGCTGGTACTGGCACTGGGATCCGAAATTCATCGACGGCAGCGCGTCGCGCCCGCCCATCGAGGTGACCGACGTCGATCGCATCAACGCCGCGGTCGCAACGATCCTGGCGGCCGGCACCCCGATGCTGCTGGTGCGCGGCCAGATGAGCGATCTCGTCACGCAGGAACGCGCCGACGAATTCCTCGCGCGTTTCCCGCAGATCGAGTTCGTCGACGTCGCCGGCGCCGGCCACATGGTGGCCGGCGATCGCAACGACCTGTTCGCCGATGCGGTCGTCCAATTCCTGGGGAAATACGCCGTCGACCGGTGA
- a CDS encoding APC family permease translates to MTTPTKAEGSRLNGRLGPIGIVFMVVAAAAPLTVIGGNMPLAMGLGNGAGAPMGFVIAALVLLVFSVGFVTMTPYVPEAGAFFSYVTVGLGERMGKGIAVVALIAYTAIQVGIYGYIGWAINDTVTHYNGPVIPWPVYSFVVLAIVAVLGYRHIELSAKVLGVALALEIGIVVILDIVMVANPSPAGITLSSFDPAVFTHGTLGIAVLFALTGFIGFEATAVFRDEARDPERTIPLATYAAVIIIGAFYAITVWAFVVALGPDQVTATAEKTLAGEGNMLLDTAGDMLGTIGRDIVNVLLLTSLFACVLSFHNVIARYQFVLAGKGLLPARLADVHDNHESPAFSSVVQTVTAAIIVGVLAILGIDPLVGVFGSMAGVATVGMVVLMLTTSIAVLAFFLRGRATGPLWTTRLAPALAVLGLLGSLWLVLSNFTLVTGGSATLSTILAAIPFVGLVVGALAWRPSKSLAPSRN, encoded by the coding sequence GTGACCACACCCACCAAGGCCGAAGGGAGCCGCCTCAACGGGCGCCTCGGACCGATCGGCATCGTGTTCATGGTCGTCGCGGCGGCCGCACCACTGACCGTGATCGGCGGCAACATGCCGTTGGCGATGGGACTGGGCAACGGCGCGGGTGCGCCGATGGGATTCGTGATCGCCGCGCTGGTGCTCTTGGTTTTCAGCGTCGGGTTCGTCACCATGACGCCGTATGTACCCGAGGCCGGGGCGTTCTTCTCTTATGTGACAGTCGGACTCGGTGAACGGATGGGCAAGGGCATCGCGGTGGTCGCGTTGATCGCCTACACCGCGATCCAGGTAGGCATCTACGGCTACATCGGCTGGGCCATCAACGACACAGTCACGCACTACAACGGGCCGGTGATCCCGTGGCCGGTGTACTCGTTCGTCGTCCTGGCGATCGTCGCGGTACTCGGCTACCGGCACATCGAGTTGAGCGCCAAGGTGCTCGGTGTGGCACTGGCACTCGAAATCGGCATCGTCGTCATCCTGGACATCGTGATGGTCGCCAACCCCAGCCCGGCCGGTATCACGTTGAGCTCGTTCGATCCCGCCGTGTTCACCCACGGCACGCTGGGCATCGCCGTCCTGTTCGCGCTCACCGGATTCATCGGTTTCGAAGCCACCGCGGTGTTCCGCGACGAGGCCCGAGACCCCGAGCGCACCATCCCGCTCGCCACCTACGCCGCGGTCATCATCATCGGCGCGTTCTACGCCATCACCGTGTGGGCGTTCGTCGTCGCCCTCGGGCCCGACCAGGTGACGGCCACCGCGGAGAAAACCCTTGCCGGAGAGGGCAATATGCTGCTGGACACCGCCGGTGACATGCTGGGGACAATCGGGCGCGACATCGTCAACGTGCTGTTGTTGACCAGTCTGTTCGCCTGCGTGCTGTCCTTCCACAACGTGATCGCGCGCTACCAGTTCGTGCTGGCCGGAAAGGGTTTGCTCCCGGCCAGACTCGCCGACGTACACGACAACCACGAGTCACCGGCATTCTCGTCGGTGGTGCAGACCGTCACTGCCGCCATCATCGTCGGGGTGCTGGCGATCCTCGGAATCGATCCGCTGGTCGGGGTTTTCGGCTCGATGGCGGGCGTCGCGACAGTCGGCATGGTCGTACTGATGCTCACCACGTCGATCGCGGTATTGGCGTTCTTCCTGCGCGGGCGCGCCACCGGCCCACTGTGGACCACCCGTCTGGCGCCGGCACTCGCGGTGCTCGGATTGCTGGGAAGTCTGTGGCTGGTGCTGTCGAACTTCACGTTGGTCACCGGCGGTAGTGCCACCCTGAGCACCATCTTGGCCGCGATCCCCTTCGTCGGCCTGGTAGTCGGTGCGCTCGCGTGGCGGCCGTCGAAGTCGTTGGCACCGTCGAGGAACTGA
- a CDS encoding ABC transporter permease, producing the protein MTHRAVFPRLTRALERPWFILGRIGDQALFYAKAIAGIPTAVRSYRIEIVRLIAEISMGAGVLAMIGGTLVVVGFLTVATGGTLAVQGYSSLGNIGIEALTGFLAAFINVRISAPVVAGIGLAATFGAGVTAQLGAMRVNQEIDALEAMAIPSLVFLVSTRIVAGMVSIAPLYAVAVILSFLASQFTTVALLGQSAGLYQHYFSTFLSPIDLMWSFAQAILMAMAILLIHTYFGYYASGGPSGVGVATGDAVRTSLVVLVSVTLLISLAIYGSQGRFNLAG; encoded by the coding sequence ATGACCCATAGGGCCGTCTTTCCCCGGCTGACCCGCGCGTTGGAGCGCCCGTGGTTCATCCTCGGCCGGATCGGCGATCAGGCGCTGTTCTACGCCAAAGCGATCGCGGGCATTCCGACCGCAGTGCGCTCGTACCGCATCGAGATCGTTCGCCTGATCGCCGAAATCAGCATGGGCGCGGGCGTCCTGGCGATGATCGGCGGCACCTTGGTGGTCGTCGGTTTTCTCACCGTCGCCACCGGCGGCACGCTGGCGGTCCAGGGATACAGCTCGCTGGGCAACATCGGCATCGAAGCGCTCACCGGTTTCCTGGCGGCATTCATCAACGTACGCATCTCGGCACCCGTCGTGGCGGGGATCGGTTTGGCCGCCACCTTCGGCGCGGGCGTCACCGCCCAACTGGGGGCGATGCGCGTCAACCAGGAGATCGATGCCCTTGAAGCGATGGCGATTCCGTCGCTGGTGTTCCTGGTCAGTACCAGGATCGTCGCGGGAATGGTGTCGATCGCGCCACTGTATGCGGTCGCGGTGATCCTGTCGTTCCTCGCCAGCCAATTCACCACCGTCGCACTGCTGGGACAGTCGGCGGGCCTCTACCAGCACTACTTCTCGACGTTCCTGAGCCCGATAGACCTGATGTGGTCGTTCGCCCAAGCCATCCTGATGGCGATGGCAATCCTGTTGATCCACACCTACTTTGGCTACTACGCATCCGGCGGACCCTCGGGCGTCGGCGTCGCGACGGGCGATGCGGTCCGGACCTCACTGGTGGTTCTGGTGTCCGTGACGTTGCTGATCTCGCTGGCGATCTACGGCAGCCAGGGCCGATTCAACCTGGCGGGCTGA
- a CDS encoding helix-turn-helix transcriptional regulator, which translates to MNHALLGRAAECAILDKLVTDVRAGFSGSLVFTGEPGVGKTRLLQYMAGSATDATIGWIAGAQSELRLGFAALHRLVLPHLNRLDNLAGPHRNALEVTFGLTAGPPPSRLMVSLAAMALLSDVAADRPVLLLIDDAQWLDQESLAVLGFIARRLYADPIGMVFSAREHAGDLTALDGMPIRRIAALDPASAHTLLDEAVSGPLDPRVSARVIDETGGNPLAMLELVGELSAEQLAGRFPLPRRLPVGRRVDVHFLAQVATLSSEARTVLLVAAACVDDEPSTVWRASALLGVAASAANHAVQQGIVSLEPRIAFRHPLIRSAVYDGATSEERQRVHDALATVANRDGEDDRAAWHRAAAVTTPEETIAADLQASAARAQRRGGYTMQAAFLTRAAELSPDSQDRALRYLAAAHAYLAAGDGLLAEALLDLATPGLDNAGMHVAVQRLRAAISVFFSRHKDAPAILLDAATRVEPADISLVRQILFDAMQAAIVARQYTAGTTLEAVAHAVLGVARDPRRPASGNDLLLDGFATRIASGYADAVPLLRGAVAMMFTDETATRVDIPSTILGWFAADDVWDEQGRRAMFERAEAIERRQGALGAMRITLAGLSTSQAWAGEMNDAENSYGEAAEISALIGVPPPATTGVLLEVRAWQGRESESRAVASSTADWGRQKGASILEIFALMGLTVLELGLARYPEALRWGLQIFHDDPPGFGNRVLPEVVEAGVRGGDRGAAEVALTRLTERATAAGTPWALGLLARSRALMAADADAEMYYLEAIDHLARTAVRTELARAHLLYGEWLRRRKRRRDAQTQLRTAYDMFTAMGATAFAGRTGAERRAAGQATADALRADNPFGLTPQEAQVARQAGAGATNAEIASRLFITTSTVEYHLSKVFRKLGVTSRRQLASALAEGPDGDPGGITSQ; encoded by the coding sequence GTGAACCATGCCCTCCTCGGGCGGGCCGCGGAGTGCGCGATACTCGACAAGCTCGTGACCGATGTCCGCGCCGGCTTCAGCGGTTCGCTGGTGTTCACCGGTGAACCCGGCGTCGGCAAGACCCGCTTGTTGCAGTACATGGCGGGCTCGGCGACCGATGCGACGATCGGCTGGATTGCCGGAGCGCAATCGGAGTTGCGGCTGGGCTTCGCCGCACTGCACCGGCTCGTCCTGCCCCATCTCAATCGTTTGGACAACCTGGCCGGCCCGCACCGCAATGCGCTTGAGGTGACTTTCGGGCTCACTGCGGGGCCGCCGCCGAGCCGTCTTATGGTGAGCCTGGCCGCAATGGCGCTGCTGTCCGACGTCGCTGCGGACCGTCCCGTCCTCTTGCTGATCGACGATGCCCAGTGGCTGGACCAGGAATCGTTGGCGGTGCTGGGTTTCATCGCGCGCCGGCTGTACGCCGACCCCATCGGCATGGTGTTCAGCGCCAGAGAGCACGCCGGAGACCTGACAGCGTTGGACGGGATGCCGATACGGCGGATCGCTGCGCTGGATCCGGCGTCGGCCCACACCCTGCTCGACGAAGCCGTGTCGGGGCCACTGGATCCGCGAGTGTCAGCGCGGGTGATCGACGAGACCGGCGGCAACCCACTGGCGATGCTGGAGCTGGTGGGGGAACTCAGCGCCGAACAGTTGGCCGGGCGGTTTCCATTGCCGCGGCGTCTGCCGGTCGGACGTCGGGTCGACGTCCACTTTCTGGCACAGGTAGCCACCCTGTCGTCGGAGGCACGCACCGTTCTGCTCGTCGCCGCGGCTTGCGTCGACGATGAGCCATCGACAGTGTGGCGAGCTAGTGCGTTGCTGGGCGTCGCCGCGTCGGCCGCCAATCACGCTGTGCAGCAAGGGATCGTGTCGTTGGAGCCGCGCATCGCATTCCGACACCCCCTAATCCGCTCGGCGGTGTACGACGGCGCGACGTCCGAGGAGCGCCAACGGGTGCATGACGCGCTGGCCACGGTGGCAAACCGTGACGGCGAAGACGACCGGGCTGCCTGGCACCGGGCGGCCGCCGTGACGACGCCCGAGGAGACGATCGCCGCTGACCTGCAGGCTTCGGCGGCGCGTGCGCAGCGGCGGGGTGGCTACACCATGCAGGCCGCGTTCTTGACGCGCGCGGCTGAATTATCACCCGATTCCCAAGACCGTGCGCTGCGGTATCTCGCTGCCGCGCATGCCTATCTGGCGGCCGGTGACGGCCTATTGGCCGAGGCTTTACTGGATTTGGCAACGCCGGGACTCGACAACGCCGGCATGCATGTCGCGGTGCAACGACTACGTGCAGCGATCTCGGTGTTCTTCTCTCGGCACAAAGACGCCCCCGCCATTCTGTTGGATGCGGCGACGAGGGTCGAACCAGCCGACATCTCGCTGGTTCGGCAGATTCTGTTTGATGCCATGCAGGCCGCGATCGTCGCCCGCCAATACACGGCCGGCACGACCCTCGAAGCGGTGGCGCATGCGGTGCTGGGTGTCGCCCGCGACCCGCGTCGCCCGGCCAGCGGCAACGATCTGCTGCTGGATGGTTTCGCCACTCGAATCGCTAGCGGGTATGCCGATGCGGTCCCGTTGCTGCGAGGTGCGGTGGCGATGATGTTCACCGACGAGACCGCCACCCGCGTCGATATCCCGTCGACGATTCTGGGTTGGTTCGCTGCCGACGACGTGTGGGATGAGCAGGGACGTCGCGCGATGTTCGAACGCGCCGAAGCCATCGAGCGCCGCCAAGGAGCCCTCGGGGCGATGCGGATTACCCTGGCCGGGCTCTCGACAAGCCAGGCTTGGGCAGGGGAAATGAACGATGCCGAGAACAGCTACGGCGAGGCCGCCGAGATCTCGGCGCTGATCGGGGTGCCGCCGCCGGCGACGACGGGGGTGTTGTTGGAAGTGCGCGCCTGGCAGGGGCGCGAAAGCGAGAGCCGCGCGGTGGCATCTTCGACCGCGGACTGGGGTCGTCAGAAGGGCGCCTCGATTCTCGAGATCTTCGCGCTGATGGGTCTGACCGTCCTGGAACTCGGACTGGCCCGGTATCCGGAAGCTCTCAGATGGGGCTTGCAGATATTCCACGATGATCCGCCAGGCTTCGGGAACCGGGTGCTGCCCGAGGTCGTCGAGGCCGGCGTACGTGGCGGAGACCGCGGCGCCGCTGAGGTGGCGCTGACGCGGCTGACCGAACGCGCGACCGCCGCGGGCACCCCGTGGGCACTAGGTCTGTTGGCGAGGTCCCGGGCATTGATGGCCGCAGACGCTGATGCCGAGATGTACTACCTGGAGGCCATCGACCATTTGGCCAGGACCGCGGTGCGCACCGAACTCGCCCGTGCGCATCTGCTTTACGGTGAGTGGCTGCGCCGTAGGAAGCGTCGCCGCGACGCACAGACGCAGCTGCGTACGGCCTATGACATGTTCACCGCGATGGGAGCCACCGCGTTCGCCGGCCGCACGGGTGCTGAGCGGCGCGCCGCCGGCCAGGCGACGGCTGATGCGCTGCGCGCAGACAACCCGTTCGGCCTGACACCGCAAGAGGCACAAGTGGCACGCCAAGCCGGCGCCGGTGCGACCAACGCCGAGATCGCCAGTCGACTGTTCATCACGACGTCCACCGTGGAATACCACCTCAGCAAGGTGTTTCGAAAACTCGGCGTGACGTCGCGCCGCCAACTCGCGTCGGCCCTTGCCGAGGGCCCGGATGGGGATCCCGGCGGCATCACGTCGCAGTAA
- a CDS encoding P1 family peptidase: MRARDLGVAIGEHPTGPHNAITDVAGVQVGHTTITSDDPHTVRTGVTVVIPHERIWTEPVFAGAHRLNGSGELTGLEWIRESGELTTAIGLTNTHSVGVVRDELVAAQVRARGEGAYWSLPVVGETYDGLLNDINGFHVRPDHVRSALDSASGEPPAEGNVGGGTGMICHGFKGGIGTASRVTDTVAGRYTVGVLVQANHGRRERLRINGAPVGERIGATEVPLPELPSRYEPGSGSIIVIVATDAPLLPHQCTRVAQRSALAVSRLGGSGEQYSGDLMLAFSTGNRGIPPYAWDEDTATSRPEIPLRMVAPQLMTRLFDMTIEATEEAIVNAMVAATTMTGRNGFTVHALDHDLLRHALSPTAPTLQEIS; encoded by the coding sequence ATGCGGGCCAGAGACCTCGGCGTAGCCATCGGGGAACATCCCACCGGGCCGCACAACGCGATCACCGACGTCGCGGGCGTCCAGGTGGGGCACACCACGATCACCTCCGATGATCCGCACACCGTGCGCACCGGCGTCACAGTTGTCATCCCCCACGAACGCATTTGGACCGAGCCGGTGTTCGCGGGCGCGCACCGACTCAACGGCAGCGGCGAACTGACCGGCCTGGAATGGATCCGGGAGTCCGGCGAGCTCACCACCGCCATCGGCCTGACCAACACGCACAGCGTCGGCGTGGTTCGCGACGAACTCGTGGCAGCGCAGGTGCGCGCCCGCGGCGAGGGCGCGTACTGGTCGTTGCCCGTGGTAGGCGAGACCTACGACGGACTACTCAACGACATCAACGGCTTTCACGTACGTCCCGATCACGTGCGGTCCGCGCTGGACAGTGCCAGCGGTGAGCCACCCGCCGAAGGCAACGTCGGCGGCGGCACCGGCATGATCTGCCACGGCTTCAAAGGCGGCATCGGTACCGCCTCGAGGGTCACCGACACCGTGGCCGGGCGCTACACCGTCGGAGTCCTCGTGCAGGCGAATCATGGTCGACGCGAACGACTTCGGATCAACGGTGCGCCGGTCGGCGAGCGGATCGGCGCCACGGAGGTGCCGCTTCCCGAACTTCCCTCCCGCTACGAGCCCGGATCGGGCTCGATCATCGTCATCGTCGCCACCGACGCCCCATTGCTCCCCCACCAGTGCACCCGGGTGGCCCAGCGTTCCGCGCTGGCCGTCAGTCGACTCGGCGGCAGCGGCGAGCAGTACAGCGGGGACCTGATGCTGGCGTTCTCGACCGGCAACCGCGGCATCCCGCCCTACGCGTGGGACGAGGATACGGCGACCTCACGCCCGGAGATCCCGCTGCGGATGGTGGCGCCCCAGCTGATGACCCGCCTGTTCGACATGACCATCGAGGCGACGGAAGAGGCCATCGTCAACGCCATGGTCGCCGCCACCACCATGACCGGCCGCAACGGTTTCACCGTCCACGCCCTGGACCACGACCTACTTCGCCATGCGCTGTCCCCCACTGCCCCAACACTTCAGGAGATCTCGTGA
- a CDS encoding alpha/beta fold hydrolase, translated as MPFISVDVENTTDIDLYYEDHGNGQPVVLIDGYPLDGHAWEKQVPALLAAGYRVITYDRRGFGRSGRATVGYDYDTFAADLNTLLEVLDVTDVVLAGFSMGTGEIGRYLGTYGPARIDKAVFIAALEPYLLRTDTNPAGLDGAVFASALAAAVKDRHEFLHRFYADVYNTDETLGIRISDDVIKSSWQAACSGSAYASVAAVITWTTDFRADVAKIAGYDIGVLIVHGTHDRILPIDATARPLRALLPRAEYVEILGAPHGLLWTYAEDVNHELLAFLAR; from the coding sequence ATGCCCTTCATCTCTGTTGACGTCGAGAACACTACCGACATCGACCTCTACTACGAGGACCACGGCAACGGTCAGCCCGTCGTCTTGATCGACGGCTACCCACTCGACGGGCATGCCTGGGAGAAGCAGGTTCCTGCATTGTTGGCCGCCGGATACCGCGTGATCACCTACGACCGGCGCGGATTCGGCCGCTCCGGGCGCGCCACCGTCGGCTATGACTACGACACGTTCGCCGCTGACCTCAACACATTGCTGGAGGTCCTCGACGTCACCGATGTCGTCCTGGCCGGGTTCTCCATGGGCACCGGGGAAATCGGCCGCTACCTGGGCACCTATGGGCCGGCCAGGATCGACAAGGCGGTCTTCATCGCCGCTTTGGAGCCTTACCTGCTGCGAACTGACACCAACCCGGCCGGTCTCGACGGCGCGGTCTTCGCCTCCGCCTTGGCCGCCGCGGTCAAAGACCGCCACGAGTTCCTTCATCGGTTCTATGCCGACGTCTACAACACCGACGAGACTCTCGGAATCCGCATCAGCGACGATGTCATCAAAAGCTCTTGGCAGGCAGCATGTTCGGGGTCAGCGTATGCATCGGTCGCCGCGGTGATCACCTGGACTACCGACTTTCGGGCCGACGTCGCGAAGATCGCCGGATACGACATCGGCGTGTTGATCGTCCACGGGACCCACGACCGGATCCTGCCGATCGACGCCACCGCGCGTCCGTTGCGCGCGCTTCTTCCCCGCGCTGAATACGTCGAGATTCTCGGAGCACCCCACGGTCTGTTGTGGACCTACGCCGAGGACGTGAACCACGAATTGCTGGCGTTTCTAGCCCGATGA
- a CDS encoding SDR family oxidoreductase: MFTTPAIDPSEFSGKRAIVTGGSRGIGAAIVQRLLDGGATVVTTARNPTDETPKAATFVQGDISTLEGVHAFAAAALDALGGVDIVVNNAAAARAHVGGISTIPDEEWLDALDLNYLSAVRVNNALLPALREAGAGSVIVNISSGAALTPAPPLAHYGAAKAALNAYGKALATELAPIGIRVTTIVPGNVLTPGADTIRQDFADAMGVSLSDTTAGIPLGRPGDPRDIAEAVAYLASDRAQWITGTSLTVDGGELPGI; this comes from the coding sequence ATGTTCACAACCCCCGCGATCGACCCTTCTGAGTTCTCCGGCAAGCGCGCGATCGTCACGGGAGGTTCGCGCGGTATCGGCGCGGCCATCGTGCAACGGCTGCTCGACGGTGGCGCGACCGTTGTCACCACGGCGCGCAACCCCACCGACGAGACGCCGAAAGCCGCCACCTTCGTCCAGGGCGATATCAGCACGCTCGAGGGTGTGCACGCGTTCGCCGCGGCAGCGCTCGATGCATTGGGCGGCGTCGACATCGTGGTCAACAACGCGGCGGCGGCACGCGCTCACGTCGGTGGCATCTCAACGATCCCCGATGAGGAGTGGCTCGACGCCCTGGACCTCAACTATCTGTCCGCCGTCCGGGTCAACAATGCGCTGCTGCCCGCGCTGCGCGAGGCGGGGGCGGGCAGCGTGATCGTCAACATCTCATCGGGAGCAGCCCTGACTCCCGCACCGCCGTTGGCGCATTACGGCGCCGCCAAGGCCGCGCTCAACGCCTACGGCAAAGCACTGGCCACCGAGCTCGCGCCGATCGGAATCCGGGTGACCACGATCGTGCCCGGAAACGTGCTCACCCCGGGCGCCGACACGATTCGCCAGGACTTCGCCGACGCGATGGGCGTCTCGCTGAGCGACACCACCGCAGGCATCCCGCTGGGTCGCCCCGGGGACCCGCGAGACATCGCCGAGGCCGTCGCCTACCTCGCCTCGGATAGGGCGCAGTGGATCACCGGAACCAGCCTGACCGTCGACGGCGGCGAACTTCCGGGCATCTAG
- a CDS encoding cysteine hydrolase produces MEYNSDDTAVVIIDPQNDVLSPTGKNWDAVGASVTENNTVQHLIDILAAAKAAGFGVFISPHYFCPTDSTWLFNGPLESDEFRTHTFARTGALTLEAFIGSGADWLDEFKTYIEDGETIVASPHKVWSPQSNDLILQLRKRGIAKVILCGMLANMCVESHLRDLLENGFEVTVVRDATAGPRHPIRGDGYQAALINYAFLAHAVATTADVVTIMTKSAEKADI; encoded by the coding sequence TTGGAGTACAACAGCGATGACACTGCAGTTGTCATCATCGATCCGCAGAACGACGTCCTGAGTCCGACCGGAAAAAACTGGGATGCAGTCGGGGCCAGCGTGACCGAGAACAACACGGTCCAGCACCTGATTGACATCCTTGCTGCCGCCAAGGCCGCGGGTTTCGGCGTGTTCATCTCGCCGCACTACTTCTGCCCCACCGACAGCACATGGCTATTCAACGGCCCACTCGAATCAGATGAGTTCCGCACCCACACCTTCGCCCGCACCGGCGCGCTCACGCTGGAAGCATTCATCGGGTCCGGCGCCGACTGGCTCGACGAATTCAAAACGTACATCGAAGACGGCGAAACGATTGTCGCGAGCCCGCACAAGGTGTGGAGTCCGCAATCGAATGACCTGATCCTGCAACTGCGTAAGCGCGGTATCGCCAAGGTCATCCTGTGCGGCATGTTGGCGAACATGTGCGTTGAGTCGCACCTGCGGGACCTGTTGGAGAACGGCTTCGAGGTGACTGTCGTCCGCGACGCCACGGCCGGTCCCCGGCACCCCATCCGCGGAGACGGCTACCAAGCGGCACTGATCAACTACGCGTTTCTCGCCCACGCCGTTGCCACCACTGCCGACGTCGTGACCATCATGACGAAATCGGCCGAGAAGGCAGACATATGA
- a CDS encoding alpha/beta fold hydrolase → MSAFATRYNTATIEGLEVFYREAGDPHNPTLLLLHGFPSSSHMFRNLINSLADEYHLVAPDHIGFGRSAMPTTTQFTYSFDRLTEITEGLIEHLGLDRFALYIHDYGAPIGLRIASRRPERITALITQSGNAYLEGFTPFWDILFAHAKDRAANEEGVREKFTPETTYWQYTNGVPADRLNRIAPETWQLDQLGLDRKDNDAIQLQLFWDYQFNLDGYPAFQEYFRTHQPPLLVTWGKNDEIFGAAGAEAFRRDFPNGEFHLLDTGHFALETHGEEISEYIRDFMPRALATKPSN, encoded by the coding sequence ATGAGTGCTTTTGCCACCCGGTACAACACGGCGACGATCGAAGGACTCGAGGTGTTCTACCGCGAGGCCGGCGACCCGCACAACCCCACATTGCTGCTACTGCACGGCTTTCCGTCCAGTTCCCACATGTTCCGCAACCTGATCAATTCCCTGGCCGACGAGTACCACCTCGTCGCCCCGGATCACATCGGCTTCGGGCGCTCAGCCATGCCCACCACTACACAATTCACGTACAGCTTCGACCGTCTCACCGAAATCACCGAAGGCCTGATCGAACACCTCGGCCTCGACCGGTTCGCCCTCTACATTCACGACTACGGCGCCCCCATCGGCCTTCGCATCGCCAGCCGCCGCCCCGAACGGATCACCGCCCTGATCACCCAGAGCGGCAACGCCTACCTCGAAGGCTTCACCCCGTTCTGGGACATCCTGTTCGCCCACGCCAAGGATCGCGCCGCCAACGAGGAAGGCGTGCGCGAAAAGTTCACGCCCGAAACCACATACTGGCAGTACACCAACGGCGTACCTGCAGATCGGCTCAACAGGATCGCCCCCGAGACCTGGCAGCTCGATCAACTCGGCCTGGATCGTAAAGACAACGACGCCATCCAGTTGCAGCTTTTCTGGGACTATCAGTTCAACCTCGACGGCTATCCCGCGTTCCAGGAGTACTTCCGCACCCACCAGCCGCCCCTGCTCGTCACCTGGGGCAAGAACGACGAGATCTTCGGAGCCGCCGGCGCAGAAGCGTTCCGCCGAGACTTCCCCAACGGCGAGTTTCACCTACTCGACACCGGACACTTCGCGCTGGAGACCCATGGTGAGGAGATCAGCGAGTACATCCGCGACTTCATGCCGCGCGCATTGGCCACCAAGCCGTCGAACTGA